Proteins from one Comamonas flocculans genomic window:
- a CDS encoding MarR family winged helix-turn-helix transcriptional regulator, with amino-acid sequence MKRQVPRSQSPDSRSSSADEGVVDALVTASFVTMAAINRIGAEHDLSLSLVRVLGILWDRRPRMSELAEHLGLEKQTMSGLIARAQKRGLVARAPNADDRRAMEVFLTSEGAELVQRLRKQAHQALLPRIQKLCAEDQQQLQALLECMLADHGH; translated from the coding sequence ATGAAAAGACAAGTCCCGAGAAGCCAGTCCCCGGATTCCCGCTCTTCGTCCGCCGATGAGGGCGTCGTCGACGCGCTGGTGACGGCCTCCTTCGTCACCATGGCTGCCATCAACCGGATCGGTGCCGAGCACGATCTGTCTCTCTCGCTGGTGCGCGTCCTGGGCATCCTCTGGGACCGACGCCCGCGCATGAGCGAGCTCGCCGAGCACTTGGGCCTGGAGAAGCAGACGATGTCGGGCCTGATCGCCCGGGCGCAGAAGCGGGGCCTGGTGGCGCGCGCGCCCAACGCCGACGACCGCCGCGCCATGGAGGTGTTTCTGACCAGCGAGGGAGCCGAACTCGTCCAGCGGCTGCGCAAGCAGGCGCACCAGGCCCTGCTGCCGCGCATTCAGAAGCTGTGCGCCGAGGACCAGCAGCAGCTGCAGGCCTTGCTCGAGTGCATGCTCGCAGACCACGGGCATTGA
- the ahpF gene encoding alkyl hydroperoxide reductase subunit F — MFDDQLKTQLAAYLQRVVRPFTLVASLGDDATSTEMREMLQTIAGMRPDMITLREDGQDARKPSFTLVREGDEGRLRFAGLPLGHEFTSLVLALLWSGGHPPKEEADLLEQVRQLDGELNFEVYMSLTCHSCPDVVQALSLMAILNPKIRTTVIEGGAFQKEVSEREIMAVPTVYLNGEMFSAGHMELAQFVAKLDTGAARRDAEKLSAREAFDMLIVGGGPAGAAAAVYAARKGIRTGLVAERFGGQVNDTLDIDNYISVPHTEGPQFSSALLQHVREYEVDVMNLQRARALRPAAAPGGLIEVELENGGVLKARSVVLSTGARWRNMGVPGEDEYRTKGVAYCPSCDGPLYKGKRVAVIGGGNSGIEAAIDLAGVVAHVTVLEFMPELKADAVLQKKLKSLPNVDVILNAQTTEVLGEGGKVNALAWKDRISGVQQRLEVEGVFVQIGLLPNTDWLKGTVELSHTGEIMVDARGQTNVPGVFAAGDCTTVAFKQIVIAAGAGATAALAAFDHLIRAGA; from the coding sequence ATGTTTGATGACCAACTGAAAACCCAGCTCGCCGCCTATCTGCAGCGCGTGGTGCGTCCGTTCACGCTGGTGGCCTCGCTGGGCGACGACGCCACCTCGACCGAGATGCGCGAGATGCTGCAGACCATTGCCGGCATGCGCCCCGACATGATCACGCTGCGCGAGGACGGGCAGGACGCGCGCAAGCCTTCGTTCACGCTGGTGCGCGAGGGCGACGAGGGGCGGCTGCGCTTTGCCGGATTGCCGCTGGGGCATGAATTCACCTCGCTGGTGCTGGCCCTGCTGTGGTCGGGCGGACACCCGCCCAAGGAAGAGGCCGATCTGCTGGAGCAGGTCAGGCAGCTCGACGGCGAGCTGAACTTCGAGGTCTACATGAGCCTCACCTGCCACAGCTGTCCCGACGTGGTGCAGGCGCTCTCGCTCATGGCCATCCTGAACCCGAAGATCAGGACCACGGTGATCGAGGGCGGTGCCTTCCAGAAGGAAGTGAGCGAGCGCGAGATCATGGCCGTACCCACGGTCTACCTCAATGGCGAGATGTTTTCCGCGGGGCACATGGAGCTGGCGCAGTTCGTCGCCAAGCTCGATACCGGCGCGGCCCGGCGCGATGCCGAAAAGCTTTCGGCCAGGGAGGCGTTCGACATGCTCATCGTCGGCGGCGGCCCGGCAGGTGCGGCAGCGGCGGTGTACGCGGCGCGCAAGGGCATACGCACCGGCCTGGTGGCCGAGCGTTTTGGCGGGCAGGTGAACGACACGCTCGATATCGACAACTACATTTCGGTGCCGCACACCGAGGGGCCGCAGTTCTCCTCGGCGCTGCTGCAGCACGTGCGCGAGTACGAGGTGGACGTGATGAACCTGCAGCGCGCCAGGGCGCTGCGACCCGCGGCGGCACCCGGCGGTCTGATCGAGGTCGAGCTGGAAAACGGCGGCGTGCTCAAGGCGAGGTCCGTGGTGCTGTCCACCGGTGCGCGCTGGCGCAACATGGGCGTGCCCGGCGAAGACGAATACCGCACCAAGGGCGTGGCCTACTGCCCGAGCTGCGACGGCCCGCTGTACAAGGGCAAGCGCGTGGCGGTGATCGGTGGCGGCAATTCCGGCATCGAGGCGGCGATCGACCTGGCCGGGGTGGTGGCGCATGTGACGGTGCTGGAGTTCATGCCCGAGCTCAAGGCCGACGCGGTGCTGCAGAAGAAGCTCAAGAGCCTGCCCAACGTCGACGTGATCCTGAACGCCCAGACCACCGAGGTGCTGGGCGAGGGCGGCAAGGTCAATGCCCTGGCCTGGAAGGACCGCATCAGCGGCGTGCAGCAGCGTCTGGAGGTGGAGGGTGTTTTCGTGCAGATCGGGCTGCTGCCCAACACCGACTGGCTCAAGGGCACGGTGGAGCTGTCCCATACCGGCGAGATCATGGTTGATGCGCGCGGCCAGACCAATGTGCCGGGCGTGTTCGCCGCGGGCGACTGCACCACGGTGGCGTTCAAGCAGATCGTGATCGCTGCGGGGGCGGGCGCGACGGCGGCGCTGGCGGCGTTTGACCATCTGATCCGCGCGGGGGCCTGA
- the ahpC gene encoding alkyl hydroperoxide reductase subunit C, which yields MSLINTQVQPFKVNAYVNRGGKGEFIEVTDETLKGKWSVLIFMPAAFTFNCPTEIEDAAEHYAEFQKAGAEVYAVTTDTHFSHKVWHETSDAVGKAKFPLVGDPTHQLTNAFGVHIPEEGLALRGTFVINPDGVIKTMEVHSNEIARDVTETLRKLKAAQFTAAHPDQVCPAKWKEGEKTLTPSLDLVGKI from the coding sequence ATGTCTCTCATCAACACCCAGGTTCAGCCCTTCAAGGTCAACGCCTACGTCAACCGTGGCGGCAAGGGCGAGTTCATCGAAGTGACCGATGAAACGCTCAAGGGCAAATGGTCGGTGCTGATCTTCATGCCGGCAGCCTTCACCTTCAACTGCCCGACCGAGATCGAGGATGCGGCCGAGCACTACGCCGAATTCCAGAAGGCCGGCGCCGAAGTCTATGCGGTGACCACCGACACGCACTTCTCGCACAAGGTCTGGCACGAGACGTCGGACGCCGTGGGCAAGGCCAAGTTCCCGCTGGTGGGCGACCCCACGCACCAGCTGACCAACGCCTTTGGCGTGCACATCCCCGAAGAAGGCCTGGCGCTGCGCGGCACCTTCGTGATCAACCCCGATGGCGTGATCAAGACCATGGAAGTGCATTCCAACGAAATCGCGCGCGACGTGACCGAGACGCTGCGCAAGCTCAAGGCCGCCCAGTTCACCGCCGCCCACCCCGACCAGGTGTGCCCGGCCAAGTGGAAGGAAGGCGAGAAGACGCTGACGCCCTCGCTGGATCTGGTCGGCAAGATCTGA
- the phaR gene encoding polyhydroxyalkanoate synthesis repressor PhaR: protein MPDKTTEQQTPPAGEPRTIKKYPNRRLYDTSTSTYITLAEVRQLVIDGVQVQVRDAKSGEDLTRSILLQIILEEEAGGTPMFTEAVLANIIRFYGHAMQGFMGAYLEKNVQMFTEVQARLAEQAKTITPEMWSQFMNLQSPMMQNLMGSYIEQSHNVFQHMQEQMNKQTEQMLGAFGIKKR, encoded by the coding sequence GTGCCAGACAAGACCACCGAGCAGCAGACGCCGCCAGCCGGCGAGCCGCGCACCATCAAGAAGTACCCCAACCGGCGCCTCTACGACACCTCCACCTCTACCTACATCACGCTGGCCGAGGTGCGCCAGCTCGTGATCGACGGCGTGCAGGTGCAGGTGCGCGATGCCAAGTCGGGCGAAGACCTCACGCGCTCCATCCTGCTGCAGATCATCCTCGAAGAGGAAGCGGGCGGCACGCCGATGTTCACCGAAGCCGTGCTGGCCAACATCATCCGCTTCTACGGCCACGCCATGCAGGGCTTCATGGGTGCCTATCTGGAAAAGAACGTGCAGATGTTCACCGAGGTACAGGCCCGTCTGGCCGAGCAGGCCAAGACCATCACGCCGGAGATGTGGAGCCAGTTCATGAACCTGCAGTCCCCGATGATGCAAAACCTCATGGGCAGCTACATCGAGCAGTCACACAACGTGTTCCAGCACATGCAGGAGCAGATGAACAAGCAGACCGAGCAGATGCTGGGCGCCTTCGGCATCAAGAAGCGCTGA
- the bfr gene encoding bacterioferritin, translating to MQGDPQVIHWLQAQLKNELTATNQYFMHYRLLKHWGFDRLAKKEREESIGEMKHADRLMDRILMLDGLPNLQDLGKLQIGEDVPEILQCDLRLERAAQDTVKQGMAHCESVRDYASRDLLGDILRDTEEHIDFLETQIEVLARVGVQNYLQSQMGSVD from the coding sequence ATGCAAGGGGACCCTCAAGTCATCCACTGGCTGCAGGCGCAGCTCAAGAACGAACTCACTGCCACCAACCAGTACTTCATGCACTACCGCCTGCTCAAGCACTGGGGGTTCGATCGCCTGGCCAAGAAGGAACGTGAAGAGTCGATAGGCGAGATGAAGCACGCCGACCGGCTGATGGACCGCATCCTGATGCTCGACGGCCTGCCCAATCTGCAGGACCTGGGCAAGCTGCAGATCGGTGAAGACGTGCCCGAGATCCTGCAGTGCGACCTGCGCCTGGAGCGCGCCGCGCAGGACACGGTCAAGCAGGGCATGGCCCATTGCGAGAGCGTGCGCGACTACGCCTCGCGCGATCTGCTCGGCGACATCCTGCGCGACACCGAAGAGCACATCGACTTTCTGGAAACCCAGATCGAGGTGCTGGCCAGGGTGGGCGTGCAGAACTACCTGCAGTCGCAGATGGGCAGCGTGGATTGA
- a CDS encoding class I adenylate-forming enzyme family protein, producing MPQQHAVSPVDFELARQASGLTLGALFALSVRLGPGRIALQQGERQLSYAELDERSNRLCRYWMSRGIARGDRVAVLAENCMEYVEVLVAAAKLGVIAACQNWRLAERELYHCLSLVTPKLIHASARHADIAARYAGLAPGLSFGADYEAALAGQSAAAVPDACEPEDGVVILYTSGTTGMPKGALISQRAEIARAQNQMIDLPSTPDEHFVAWAPLFHMVSTDTVFMTLIQGAKVIVTDGFDAPALARIAVRERLARFTLMPGMITPFLDALRATGQPVAGMRWVGVMADLVPREQIAEVTRLVGAPYLNTFGSTETGLPPATRHTIAVGQVPASLNKVQSSFCRIKLVDADDREVADGEPGELAMRGPTLFSGYWNNPEANAEDFRGGWFHMGDVFVRNPDGTLSFVDRCKYLIKSGGENIYPAEIERVLLTEPRVADAVVIRRPDARWGEVPVAYVVRKDATLSGQALIELCRAHIAGYKLPKEVHFVQDDFLPRSTTGKIMRHELEKRMREGAA from the coding sequence ATGCCCCAGCAGCATGCCGTGTCGCCCGTGGATTTCGAACTTGCGCGCCAGGCCTCGGGCTTGACGCTGGGTGCGCTCTTTGCCCTGAGCGTGCGCCTGGGCCCCGGACGCATCGCGCTGCAGCAGGGCGAGCGCCAGCTGAGCTATGCCGAGTTGGACGAGCGCAGCAACCGCCTGTGCCGCTACTGGATGTCGCGCGGCATAGCGCGGGGCGACCGGGTGGCGGTGCTGGCGGAAAACTGCATGGAGTACGTGGAGGTGCTGGTGGCGGCGGCCAAGCTCGGGGTGATTGCCGCTTGCCAGAACTGGCGCCTGGCCGAGCGCGAGCTGTACCACTGCCTGAGCCTGGTGACGCCCAAGTTGATCCACGCCTCGGCGCGCCACGCCGACATTGCCGCGCGCTACGCCGGGCTGGCGCCCGGCTTGAGCTTCGGCGCTGACTACGAGGCTGCGCTGGCCGGGCAGAGCGCCGCCGCGGTGCCCGATGCGTGCGAACCCGAGGATGGCGTGGTCATCCTCTACACCAGCGGCACCACCGGCATGCCCAAGGGGGCGCTGATCAGCCAGCGCGCCGAGATCGCGCGGGCGCAGAACCAGATGATCGACCTGCCGAGCACGCCCGACGAGCACTTCGTTGCCTGGGCGCCGCTGTTTCACATGGTCTCCACCGACACGGTGTTCATGACGCTGATCCAAGGCGCGAAGGTGATCGTCACCGACGGTTTTGACGCACCCGCGCTGGCGCGGATCGCGGTGCGCGAGCGCCTGGCGCGCTTCACGCTCATGCCCGGCATGATCACGCCCTTTCTGGACGCCCTGCGCGCCACTGGCCAGCCGGTGGCCGGCATGCGCTGGGTGGGCGTGATGGCCGACCTGGTGCCGCGCGAGCAGATCGCCGAGGTCACGCGCCTCGTGGGCGCGCCCTATCTGAACACCTTTGGCTCGACCGAGACCGGGCTGCCGCCGGCCACGCGCCACACCATCGCGGTGGGCCAGGTGCCCGCCAGCCTGAACAAGGTCCAGAGCAGCTTTTGCCGCATCAAGCTGGTGGACGCCGACGACCGCGAGGTGGCCGACGGCGAGCCGGGCGAGCTGGCAATGCGCGGGCCGACGCTGTTTTCAGGCTACTGGAACAACCCCGAGGCGAATGCCGAGGACTTTCGCGGCGGCTGGTTTCACATGGGCGACGTGTTCGTGCGCAACCCGGACGGCACGCTCTCCTTCGTGGACCGGTGCAAGTACCTGATCAAGTCCGGCGGCGAGAACATCTACCCGGCCGAGATCGAGCGCGTGCTGCTCACCGAGCCGCGCGTGGCCGACGCGGTGGTGATCCGCCGCCCCGACGCCAGGTGGGGCGAGGTGCCGGTCGCCTACGTGGTGCGCAAGGATGCGACGCTCAGCGGGCAGGCGCTGATCGAGCTGTGCCGCGCCCACATCGCCGGCTACAAGCTGCCCAAGGAGGTGCACTTCGTGCAGGATGATTTCCTGCCGCGCAGCACTACCGGCAAGATCATGCGCCACGAACTCGAAAAGCGCATGCGCGAGGGCGCCGCTTAG
- a CDS encoding zinc-binding alcohol dehydrogenase family protein, with amino-acid sequence MKAAVISSSGQAPHYRDIDEPLAVKPGEMQIQVLAAGLHHLTRGMAAGAHYSSRGHAPLVAGMDGVGRGSDGKLRYFVQGPGQPGTMAERTVIELHHSITLPDDCDPVLIAGTMNPAMASWMALRCRLPSFRARLPLQRGKRVLILGATGCSGRLAVQIARHLGASQVLAAGRNAARLAALPALGATGTVTLGAAELGHLASEVDVVLDFVWGECCVRTMEAILRQRSNRSQPLDWLHVGSMAGDVAPIPGAFLRSARLQVMGSGLGAISGREMLAELPELVRTIARGTFKTEVRALPLSEVERAWSDDDAPAGRIVFTP; translated from the coding sequence ATGAAAGCCGCCGTCATCTCCAGCTCTGGCCAGGCCCCGCATTACCGGGACATCGACGAGCCCCTCGCCGTCAAGCCCGGGGAAATGCAGATACAGGTTCTCGCCGCCGGGCTGCACCACCTGACGCGCGGCATGGCCGCTGGCGCGCACTATTCCAGCCGCGGCCACGCGCCGCTCGTCGCCGGCATGGACGGCGTGGGGCGCGGCAGCGACGGCAAACTGCGCTACTTCGTCCAGGGGCCGGGACAGCCCGGCACCATGGCCGAGCGCACGGTCATCGAGCTCCACCACAGCATCACGCTGCCCGACGACTGCGACCCGGTCCTCATCGCGGGCACCATGAACCCCGCGATGGCATCGTGGATGGCCTTGCGCTGCCGCCTGCCCTCCTTCCGGGCGCGCCTGCCGCTGCAAAGGGGCAAGCGCGTGCTCATCCTGGGCGCAACCGGCTGCTCCGGCCGCCTGGCGGTGCAGATCGCCCGGCATCTGGGCGCATCACAGGTGCTTGCCGCGGGGCGCAATGCGGCCAGGCTCGCGGCGCTTCCCGCGCTGGGTGCGACGGGCACGGTGACGCTCGGCGCAGCCGAGCTGGGACACCTGGCCAGCGAGGTGGACGTCGTGCTCGATTTCGTCTGGGGCGAGTGCTGCGTGCGGACGATGGAAGCCATACTCCGGCAACGCAGCAACCGCAGCCAGCCCCTGGACTGGCTGCATGTGGGCTCGATGGCCGGCGACGTCGCGCCGATTCCCGGCGCTTTCCTGCGCTCGGCCAGGCTGCAGGTCATGGGCAGCGGGCTGGGGGCGATTTCAGGCCGCGAAATGCTCGCCGAATTGCCGGAACTGGTGCGCACGATTGCCCGCGGCACCTTCAAGACCGAGGTGCGCGCCCTGCCGCTGAGCGAAGTGGAGCGCGCGTGGAGCGACGATGACGCCCCTGCTGGCCGCATCGTCTTCACGCCCTGA